TGCGATTGCAGCTCTCACAAAAATCGTGCTTGTGCGGATCAATGATGCCGAAGGTGTAGCCGTCTCCAAGCGCATAAAGCGACGCGGGCGAGCTTTGCGATTTCGGCAGAGCGGTAAAGATAAATTTACGCCTTAAAATATCTAAAATTTCGTTTGATTTTAAGCCTGTAAGATCGCCGGCATGGGTATTTTCCATAAATTCTATGAAGCGGATCTGACAATCCTTCTCGCGGGCAAATTCCAGCAAATAGATCAGCTCGTCGTCGTTGATCCCCTTTAGCGCTACGGTATTTAGCTTGACCTTTAGTCCCGCTTCAAGTGCGGCGTCAAGGCCTTCTAAGACGTTATAAAGCACGCCTCGCTGAGCTATAAATTTAGCCCGCTCCGGACGCAGCGAGTCAAGCGACATATTGATGCGTTTTAGCCCCGCGTTTTTCAAGGCGCGCGCGTAGTTTTTGAGATAATATCCGTTGGTAGTAAGCGCAAGATCGATGTCCGGAGCATAATCCGCAATCATCTTTATAAAATCTTCGATCCCTTTTCGCACCAGCGGTTCGCCGCCGGTTATACGGATCTTTTTTACGCCGCCGTCGATCGCGACCTTGACGAATAAAAACATCTCCTCAAAGCTTAAAATATTCTCTCGCGGCACCCAGTTAAACGGCGTGCTCGGCATGCAATATCTGCATCTGAAATTACACCGCTGCGTAACCGAAATGCGCAAATAATCGATCGTTCGTCCAAATTTATCAATTAGCATATTTTGCCTTAATATCAATTTGCGGTGATTATATAAAAAACAAAGCGATTTTGCAAAATTTTATTTTTATATTGCTCCGGCTATTTTCTTACCGAGCCGATGAGCTCTTTAAGCTGATCCAGAAGCGGTCTGATCTGCTTTTCTACCCGCTCGTCGATCATCGTAGGCACTACATCTAGTCTCTGCTCTATTGTCTCGTCGATTACGTCTGCAATCGCGTTTATATCGATATTGGGAGCGACTTTACCGCCCGAATCGATCATCTCTTTTAGCTCCTCGACCTTCTTTTTAAGCAGATAGTTTTCCTGCATAGCATCGGTCAATACCTGATCAAATCGCTCGAATTTTTTATCCGCTTGCTTATCCTTAAAATATATGACGAAAAACATCAAAAATATAACGACGCAAAGTCCTAAAATGATGATAGTGTTAAGATCCATAGGGGGTTCCTTAAAATAAATTTACAAAAATAAAAGCGAAAAACGCAATGCCCAAGTAGCCGTTAAGCGTAAAAAACGCGCGATCGATCTTGCTAAAATCGTTACGCACGATCCTATGCTCGAAGTACAAAATCGTCGCGCACGCAGCCACGCCAAGATAGGCAAAAAAGCCTAAATTTGCCGCCGCGCAAAACAACAGCCAAAAAAGCACCGCCACGGCGTGAAAAATTTTGGAGATAAACATCGACGCTTCCTTGCCGTAAAGCGCAGGGATGCTGTAAAGCCCTGCCGTGCGGTCAAATTCCATATCTTGAAGCGAATACAGCACATCAAAGCCGCCCACCCAAAATACTACCCCGAGGCATAGCAGCGCCGACCATAGCGGAATTGTGCCGCTAACGGCGATCGCTCCGGCAATCGGCGCAAGTCCCAAGCAAAAGCCGAGCATCAAATGCGCGGTCTCGCTAAAGCGCTTAAAATACGAATACCCGCCCAATGCCGCTAAAATCGGCACTGAAAGCTTAAGCGCCAAAGGATTTATAAACGCCGAAACCGCTATGAAAACTACCGCGTTCGCGATTATGAAAAGCAGCAAATTCCCGCGCCCGATCCGTCCGTCCACGCTAGGACGTGAAGCACAGCGCGGATTGGTGCGGTCGATGTCCTCGTCCAAGTAGCGATTTAGCGCCATTGCGAAGCTTCTCGCGCTTACCGCGCATAAAATTCCCAAAAAAAGCAACTTCCAGCCGAACCACACCGAGCCGCTTTGCAGCTTGCTCGCGGTAATCATCGCCGTAAAGATAAACGGTAGCGCGAAAACCGAGTGTTTAAAAACTATTAATTCGTTGATGTCGGATAAAATTTCTTTAAATTTAGCCATTTCGCCCCTTATTTTGGGCACTATTGTATCAAAAAAAAGTAAGAATAGCTCTAAATTTGATATAATTTGAACGAAAAATTTACGAAAGGAAACGCCTTGAGCCAAAATCAAAACTCGCACGCAAGCCCGCAGATCGCGATCATCGGCACCACCGCAAGCGGCAAAAGCGATCTTGCGCTAAGCATAGCGCGCGAAATGGACGCCGTGATTTTGAGCCTCGATTCGCTCTGCATTTACCGGCAAATCGACATCGCAAGCGCCAAGCCAAGCGAGGAGCAACTGCGCGAGATCAGGCACTTCGGCGTAAATTTAATCTATCCAAACGAGTACTTTAGCGTCGGCGAGTTTATCAAAGAATACGCAGCCGCGCGGGCTTTTGCAGGGCGTAGCGGCGTGCCTTTGATAATCACGGGGGGTAGCGGGTTTTATCTCAAAGCTATGCTAAGCGGGCTGGCGCCGAAGGTTCCAGATTTTAAAAGCGAAATTTCAAACGATGAAATTTACGCTCTAGCGCAGCAGATCGATCCGGAATTTGCCGCAAAGCTTAGCGCGGCGGACAGTTTTCGTTTAAAAAAATGGCTAAGCATCTATAAATTTTGCGGCGAGGCGCCAAGTAAATTTCTGCGCGAAAACACCGCCCCGCCCGTCATTTCGGATATTAAAATTTTTGAGATCGACGCGCCTAAGCAGTGGCTTGCGCAGCGTATCGAGGCGCGCACGAAAGCGATGTTTGAGCGCGGGCTTTTAGAGGAGGCGGAGTTTTTATTCGCCCGCTACGGTGCGGAGTGCAGGGCGCTAGGCTGCATCGGACTAAAGGAGTGCGGGCAGCTTTTGCGCGGGCAGATCTCGCGGGCGCAGTGCGAGCAGCTCGTAAGCCTGCACACGGTACAGCTTGCAAAGCGCCAGCGCACCTTCAACCGCTCGCAGTTCGCGGATAAAATTTCGGCACCGCCGCAAGAGCTGGAGCGTGAAATTTTAAAGCTCCTTCGCTGCAAGATTTGAAATCGAAATTTATCAAAATTTGTGCGTTTGCTAAAAAACAACGGAGCAAGGGAGTAAAATTTAGATTTAATTTACCGCGCTGAATCGCGTCTTTAAAATTTTGCGGGTCGCGCCAAGGTCTCGTGCGGCGCGGAATTTCGATTAAATTTAATCGCCTTCGCAAATATCAAAGCTAAATTTATCGTTGTCAAGCCTACTGAAATTTTGATTTTCCGCGCCTGCATTGCGCCTGAAAATAAAGGCGTAACCGTATTTCTCGGGGTACTGCGAGCTGTTTTTTAGCCCAACGACGCAAAGCTCGTAAGTGCCGCTTTGTAAGCCGAGCTTGAGCGTGGAATTAAATTTTCGTATCTTGCCCGCAGCGCCGCTTTGGCACTCATAGCCTAGCTCGAGTTCGCCGCTTTTTAGCTTATCGAAACGATACTGCAAAGCATCGAAGCTCGCTAGGATCGCGGAGTCGCTTTGCGGGGCGAAATACAGCCTATCGCGCTTGAAAGCTACTTCGTAGCCCGCAGACGGCGCAAACTCCTCGTCAATGCAAACGAAGATCTCATAGCTGTGCACCGTAAGCGGGTAGAAGGGTAAAGCTTTAGCGCCCTTTACGGCGTCATAAAACAGCTGTTTGTGCGCGTCCCAGTAGCTTAGAAGCTTTTTTGCTCTGCATTTTCGCTCCTTTAAAAACTCACTCAAATCGCGCGGCTCAAGCAGCGCAAAACCGTAGCCGTCAGCACTTAGCTCGCCCAAAAACATATCTCTCCTTGTTGGCAAAGCGCGATAGGTTCAGCTCGCGCTTAAAATTTTAGCTCAATACCCGCTTAAAAAGACGAAATTATTTACCGCGCCGGTTAGGAATTTGACTAAAAACGGCGCCAGCACGCATGCCACGCTAGCTAGCACGACGGCAAATTTTATCTGCACCGAGACCGCGCTCAGCGAGCCGTCAAGCTCCGCGTCCTTTCGCGGCTCGTGCAAAAACATACGCACGATGAGGCGCAGGTAGTAATACAGCGCGAGGGCGCTATTTACCGCCATAATGACGGCGAGGGCGAAGTAGCCCGAATTGACCGCCGCGCTTAGCAGATACATCTTGCCCCAAAACACGCTAAACGGCGGAATGCCCGCAAGCGAGAGCATAAAGATCGCCGCGCATAGCGCAAAAAGCGGATGGGTGCGGATCAGCCCGTCAAATTTCTCAAACGGATGCTCGAAGCGAGCCGCGAACTTGGAGCTTTGTTCGCAAATTTCGGCGCCTAGCTCGCAAGTTTCAGTGCCGAAAGGGATCGCTTCCGCGCCAGACTCGCTCTCTTTAAAATTTTGCTCGTTTTCTTTGGAATTTTGCTCGTTTTCTTTAGAACTCCGCTCGCCGCAAGCTAAATTTTGTCCGTTCGCGCTCAAATTTAACTCGCCGGCAGAGCTCGGCTCGTGATTTTGCGAAAAAGAAAGCTTTGCGTTTGAGATAAAATTTCCCTCATCCTCGCCGTTTGCATTTAAATTTAAAGGGACGCTTCGGGTTTTAAATTTTAAATTTAACGAACGCACGCGCCTTTGCCGTACGCACCAGATGAACGCAAACGCCCCGAGGTTCGCCACGGCGTATAGGATCCAGTAGGTGAAAAGCGCCGCATTTGCCTGCGTCGAGCCGATCACGATCGCGCAGAGTACGAAGCCAGCGTGCGAAACGGAGCTGAAGGCTAACATCCGCTTGACGTCGCGCTGCACGAGCGCCATGAGGTTTGCTAAGCTCATCGTAAGCACCGCTACGGCGTAGAGCACGATGTTTAGCCACTGCACGCCGATACTTCCCAGCGCTTCAAACAGCCTGATCGCTACGACAAAGCCCGCGATTTTGGGCACTATGGACATAAAGCCCGCCATATCCGAGCTCGCGCCCTCGTAAACGTCGGGCGTCCAGGTGTGAAACGGGATCAGCGAGAGCTTAAATCCTATCGAGACGATCATAAATGAGCAGGCGGCGAAAAGTAGGACGCTGGTTTGTAAATTTGAACTCTTAGCGATCTGCGCGATGTTTGAAATTTCCATAGAGCCGGTCGATAGAAAAAACATCGCCGCGCCGAATGCGAAAAACCCGGATCCCAGTGCGCCCATTATGAAGTATTTTAGCGCCGCTTCGACTGATCTGGCGCGATTATGCAGCGCGATTAGCGTATAAAGCGCCAGCGAGCCCGTCTCAAGCCCCACGAGGACC
The nucleotide sequence above comes from uncultured Campylobacter sp.. Encoded proteins:
- the moaA gene encoding GTP 3',8-cyclase MoaA, yielding MLIDKFGRTIDYLRISVTQRCNFRCRYCMPSTPFNWVPRENILSFEEMFLFVKVAIDGGVKKIRITGGEPLVRKGIEDFIKMIADYAPDIDLALTTNGYYLKNYARALKNAGLKRINMSLDSLRPERAKFIAQRGVLYNVLEGLDAALEAGLKVKLNTVALKGINDDELIYLLEFAREKDCQIRFIEFMENTHAGDLTGLKSNEILDILRRKFIFTALPKSQSSPASLYALGDGYTFGIIDPHKHDFCESCNRIRLSAEGLLIPCLYFEDALSIKKAVKEGDIAAAAEILAKILANKPEKNRWQADASNEISSRAFYETGG
- the mqnP gene encoding menaquinone biosynthesis prenyltransferase MqnP, which translates into the protein MAKFKEILSDINELIVFKHSVFALPFIFTAMITASKLQSGSVWFGWKLLFLGILCAVSARSFAMALNRYLDEDIDRTNPRCASRPSVDGRIGRGNLLLFIIANAVVFIAVSAFINPLALKLSVPILAALGGYSYFKRFSETAHLMLGFCLGLAPIAGAIAVSGTIPLWSALLCLGVVFWVGGFDVLYSLQDMEFDRTAGLYSIPALYGKEASMFISKIFHAVAVLFWLLFCAAANLGFFAYLGVAACATILYFEHRIVRNDFSKIDRAFFTLNGYLGIAFFAFIFVNLF
- the miaA gene encoding tRNA (adenosine(37)-N6)-dimethylallyltransferase MiaA; amino-acid sequence: MSQNQNSHASPQIAIIGTTASGKSDLALSIAREMDAVILSLDSLCIYRQIDIASAKPSEEQLREIRHFGVNLIYPNEYFSVGEFIKEYAAARAFAGRSGVPLIITGGSGFYLKAMLSGLAPKVPDFKSEISNDEIYALAQQIDPEFAAKLSAADSFRLKKWLSIYKFCGEAPSKFLRENTAPPVISDIKIFEIDAPKQWLAQRIEARTKAMFERGLLEEAEFLFARYGAECRALGCIGLKECGQLLRGQISRAQCEQLVSLHTVQLAKRQRTFNRSQFADKISAPPQELEREILKLLRCKI
- a CDS encoding NADH-quinone oxidoreductase subunit N, translated to MQNNLLNLASIAPMAILGGFALLMLAVLLFARTLSYKFYAVITILALALGFGLVFGYNSGIRGLFDVMLVDGIATLSMLIMLAGSIFFIFLSLGTRSAHEYHTAEFFVLFLFVLVGYEFMVASENLMMVLVGLETGSLALYTLIALHNRARSVEAALKYFIMGALGSGFFAFGAAMFFLSTGSMEISNIAQIAKSSNLQTSVLLFAACSFMIVSIGFKLSLIPFHTWTPDVYEGASSDMAGFMSIVPKIAGFVVAIRLFEALGSIGVQWLNIVLYAVAVLTMSLANLMALVQRDVKRMLAFSSVSHAGFVLCAIVIGSTQANAALFTYWILYAVANLGAFAFIWCVRQRRVRSLNLKFKTRSVPLNLNANGEDEGNFISNAKLSFSQNHEPSSAGELNLSANGQNLACGERSSKENEQNSKENEQNFKESESGAEAIPFGTETCELGAEICEQSSKFAARFEHPFEKFDGLIRTHPLFALCAAIFMLSLAGIPPFSVFWGKMYLLSAAVNSGYFALAVIMAVNSALALYYYLRLIVRMFLHEPRKDAELDGSLSAVSVQIKFAVVLASVACVLAPFLVKFLTGAVNNFVFLSGY